Proteins encoded in a region of the Saccharothrix ecbatanensis genome:
- a CDS encoding rhamnogalacturonan lyase family protein, giving the protein MLTNSFRVRAIGAATAVIALTGGTVMVGVASAAPGCGVDYTVQNKWQGGFSANVTIRNVGDLVDGWRLAWAFPGSERMGQGWNATFDSDGASVTASNVDWNRVIPTGGTASFGFNATMTGDQVGVPTTFTLNGVTCTGAVDPTPTTTTTPPSSTTQQPGPADPTGRKQAERLDRGVVSVRSGTGNLVSWRLLAGDPSNVSFLVYRGSTRITSTPITASTNYLDNGAPADATYTVSAIVNGSEQPASPPSLSFGAGYRDVPIQSPGVGYSANDASVGDLDGDGDYEFVLKWDPDNAKDNSQSGVTGNVYIDAYRLDGTRMWRIDLGRNIRAGAHYTQFQVYDYDGDGRAEVAMKTADGTRDGRGTVIGSSTADHRNSSGYILTGPEFLTMFNGQTGAAMSTVNYDPPRGTVSSWGDSYGNRVDRFLAGTAYLDGARPSLIMARGYYTRAVVAAWDFRNGALVKRWTFDSNTSGNSGYAGQGNHSLTIGDVDQDGRDEIVYGAATIDDTGRGLWTTGLGHGDAAHLGDLDPSRPGLEYYKVSEDSSKPGSWFADARTGQRLWTTAPAGDNGRGISADIYAGSPGAESWSSADTQLRNTSGTGIARKPSSANFLIWWDGDSSRELLDQTRIDKYGTSGDTRLLTGSGVASNNGTKATPALSGDILGDWREEVVWRTSDNSALRIYSTPHQTDRRIPTLMHDTMYRVAIAWQNTAYNQPPHPSFHIGSGTVSAPWPDVYYAR; this is encoded by the coding sequence GTGCTCACCAACTCGTTCAGAGTGCGCGCGATCGGCGCCGCCACGGCGGTCATCGCACTGACCGGCGGCACGGTGATGGTCGGCGTGGCGTCGGCGGCCCCCGGCTGCGGGGTCGACTACACGGTGCAGAACAAGTGGCAGGGCGGGTTCTCCGCCAACGTGACGATCAGGAACGTCGGCGACCTGGTGGACGGGTGGCGACTCGCCTGGGCGTTCCCCGGCTCCGAGCGCATGGGCCAGGGGTGGAACGCGACGTTCGACTCCGACGGCGCGAGCGTGACGGCGTCCAACGTGGACTGGAACCGGGTCATCCCGACCGGCGGCACGGCGTCGTTCGGCTTCAACGCCACGATGACCGGCGACCAGGTCGGCGTGCCCACGACCTTCACGCTCAACGGCGTCACGTGCACCGGCGCCGTCGACCCCACGCCGACGACCACGACCACGCCGCCGTCCTCCACGACCCAGCAGCCCGGCCCGGCCGACCCGACCGGTCGCAAGCAGGCCGAGCGGCTGGACCGCGGTGTGGTGAGCGTCCGTTCGGGCACCGGCAACCTCGTCAGCTGGCGGCTGCTGGCCGGCGACCCGTCCAACGTGTCGTTCCTCGTGTACCGGGGCTCGACCAGGATCACGAGCACGCCGATCACGGCGTCCACCAACTACCTGGACAACGGCGCGCCCGCGGACGCCACCTACACGGTGAGCGCCATCGTGAACGGGTCCGAGCAGCCGGCGTCCCCACCCTCGCTCTCGTTCGGCGCGGGCTACCGGGACGTGCCGATCCAGTCACCGGGCGTCGGGTACAGCGCGAACGACGCGAGCGTCGGCGACCTGGACGGCGACGGCGACTACGAGTTCGTGCTGAAGTGGGACCCGGACAACGCGAAGGACAACTCGCAGTCGGGCGTGACCGGGAACGTCTACATCGACGCGTACCGGCTCGACGGCACCCGCATGTGGCGCATCGACCTGGGCCGGAACATCCGGGCGGGCGCGCACTACACCCAGTTCCAGGTGTACGACTACGACGGTGACGGCCGCGCCGAGGTCGCCATGAAGACCGCGGACGGCACCCGTGACGGTCGCGGCACCGTGATCGGGAGTTCCACCGCCGATCACCGCAATTCGTCCGGTTACATCCTGACCGGGCCGGAATTCCTGACCATGTTCAACGGTCAGACCGGTGCGGCGATGTCCACGGTGAACTACGACCCGCCGCGCGGCACGGTCTCGTCCTGGGGTGACAGCTACGGCAACCGGGTCGACCGGTTCCTGGCCGGCACCGCGTACCTGGACGGCGCACGGCCCAGCCTGATCATGGCCCGCGGCTACTACACGCGTGCCGTCGTCGCCGCGTGGGACTTCCGCAACGGCGCGCTGGTCAAGCGGTGGACGTTCGACTCGAACACCTCCGGCAACAGCGGTTACGCGGGTCAGGGCAACCACTCGCTGACCATCGGCGACGTGGACCAGGACGGCCGGGACGAGATCGTCTACGGCGCGGCCACCATCGACGACACCGGCCGCGGTCTGTGGACCACCGGCCTCGGCCACGGCGACGCCGCGCACCTCGGCGACCTCGACCCGTCACGTCCGGGCCTGGAGTACTACAAGGTCTCCGAGGACTCGTCCAAGCCCGGCTCGTGGTTCGCCGACGCCCGGACCGGTCAGCGGTTGTGGACCACCGCCCCGGCCGGTGACAACGGCCGCGGCATCTCGGCCGACATCTACGCGGGCAGCCCCGGCGCGGAGTCGTGGTCGAGCGCGGACACCCAGCTGCGCAACACCAGCGGCACCGGCATCGCCCGCAAGCCGTCGTCGGCGAACTTCCTGATCTGGTGGGACGGCGACTCGTCCCGCGAGCTGCTCGACCAGACCAGGATCGACAAGTACGGCACGTCCGGCGACACCCGGCTGCTCACCGGCAGCGGCGTGGCCTCGAACAACGGCACCAAGGCCACCCCCGCCCTGTCCGGCGACATCCTGGGCGACTGGCGCGAGGAGGTCGTCTGGCGGACCTCGGACAACTCCGCGCTGCGGATCTACTCCACCCCGCACCAGACGGACCGCCGCATCCCCACGTTGATGCACGACACGATGTACCGGGTCGCCATCGCGTGGCAGAACACCGCCTACAACCAGCCGCCGCACCCGAGCTTCCACATCGGGAGCGGCACCGTGTCCGCGCCGTGGCCGGACGTGTACTACGCCCGCTGA
- a CDS encoding LacI family DNA-binding transcriptional regulator, with amino-acid sequence MALPVSIRDVAARAKVSVGTVSNVLNRPEVVAPATRDRVLGAIVELGFVRNDAARQLRSGTPRAIGLVVLDVGNPFFTDVARGVEDTASDAGHAVILCNSDESAQREARHVELLAEQRVHGVLITPVDSDLAPVRRLRERGISVVLLDHPTVDPDLCAVAVDDRAGGETAVTHLLAEGYERIVMVNGPSRIHQARQRHQGAVDAVRKAGREEGVLEELKVPALNVVSGQRAGEQLLARPPRTRPDAVFCANDLLALGVLQVLVRAGVRVPQEIAIVGYDDIDFAAAAAVPLTSVRQPRQLIGRTGAELVIEETLRPAEHTHRHVLFAPELVVRESSRRVPRVRRRYR; translated from the coding sequence GTGGCGTTGCCGGTGAGCATCCGCGACGTGGCCGCGCGCGCGAAGGTGTCCGTCGGCACGGTCTCCAACGTCCTGAACCGCCCCGAGGTCGTCGCGCCGGCCACCAGGGACCGCGTCCTGGGCGCGATCGTCGAGCTGGGTTTCGTCCGCAACGACGCCGCCCGTCAGCTGCGTTCGGGCACGCCGCGCGCCATCGGGCTCGTGGTCCTCGACGTGGGCAACCCGTTCTTCACCGACGTCGCGCGCGGGGTCGAGGACACCGCCAGCGACGCCGGGCACGCGGTGATCCTGTGCAACAGCGACGAGTCGGCGCAGCGCGAGGCGCGGCACGTGGAGCTGCTGGCCGAGCAGCGGGTGCACGGCGTGCTGATCACGCCCGTCGACAGCGACCTCGCCCCCGTGCGGAGGCTGCGCGAGCGGGGCATCTCGGTCGTGCTGCTCGACCACCCGACCGTCGACCCCGACCTGTGCGCGGTGGCCGTGGACGACCGGGCGGGTGGCGAGACCGCCGTCACCCACCTGCTGGCCGAGGGCTACGAGCGGATCGTGATGGTCAACGGGCCGTCCCGCATCCACCAGGCCCGGCAGCGGCACCAGGGCGCGGTGGACGCGGTGCGCAAGGCCGGCCGTGAGGAGGGCGTGCTGGAGGAGCTGAAGGTGCCGGCGCTCAACGTGGTGTCCGGGCAGCGCGCCGGCGAGCAGCTGCTGGCCCGTCCCCCGCGCACCCGGCCGGACGCGGTGTTCTGCGCCAACGACCTGCTCGCGCTCGGCGTGCTCCAAGTGCTGGTGCGGGCCGGCGTGCGGGTGCCGCAGGAGATCGCGATCGTCGGCTACGACGACATCGACTTCGCCGCCGCCGCTGCCGTGCCGCTCACCTCGGTGCGCCAGCCGCGCCAGCTGATCGGCCGAACCGGGGCGGAGCTGGTGATCGAGGAGACGTTGCGACCGGCCGAGCACACGCACCGGCACGTGCTCTTCGCCCCCGAACTGGTCGTCCGCGAGTCGAGCAGGCGGGTGCCCCGGGTGCGTCGTCGGTACCGGTGA